A segment of the Desulfotomaculum sp. genome:
AAGGTCGAGCGTCTACTCGACATAAAATGCCAAGACATGCAAGGAAAAAAGGAGAGTTCTCAACCTACCATATAATCCAGCGAGGCAACGAAAGGAAAAACCTTTTTAATAGCTCTGATGACAAAACGAAGTTCTTAGATACCCTGAAAAAAATAAAAGAAAAATATAACTTTACCATATATGCATACTGTCTAATGGATAACCATGTCCATCTAATAATAGATGATAACGGAAACGACATATCAAAAATAATCAAAAGCATAAATATTAGCTATGTATATTACTTTAACAAAAAATATCGGAGATGCGGTCATTTATTTCAGGATAGATTTAAAAGTGAGTTGATTGACAATGATGGTTATCTTTTAGAGGTCAGTAAGTACATCCATAATAACCCTACAAAGGCAAGATTGGTTAAAACTCCCTCAGATTACAAGTGGAGTAGTTACAATATTTATCTGGGGAAGGAAAAAGATGTGCAAGGGTTAATAAATACTGGCAAAATACTTGGATGTATTTCAGAAAGAAAAGAAAAAGCAATAAAGAGATATATGGAATTTGTTACGGAGCAAGAAAGCACAGCATTTAATTTTATGGATTTAGAGGATGAGATTGATGAAAAAAATAGTAATTATATATGTACGATAGAACAAGCACAAAAAAGATTAATGGAGATAATAGAAGAAGACGGTATTTTATATGCAGATTTATTGAAAAACATAAAAGCGAGAGACGAGTTGATAAAAACGATAAGAAAAAATTCATCTCTAACATTAAAGCAGATTGGTGAACTTTTTGGCGGTATCAGTGAGTCCTGGGTGAGTAGGATTTTAAGTAGTTAGCAAGCAAGAACCGTCCCTGCTTGCCCTGCTTGCCCTGCTTGCTAGTTTGCCTGTAATTTCCTGATCAAACCTTTCCCTGTTTATGTTATTATAATCTAGAATGCCATTCGAGTTATTTCGCCGGAAAGGAAGGTTTCTTTCGTGATCAAGGAAATTTGTCTCGGTGTGGTTTTGGCTGTCCTGATTTTCCTATTTGTTATCGGATACGACGCAACACCGCTCATTTTTTTGGCTGCCGCCGGCGCCGGGGCATATTATTTTGCCACCACGCGGGGTTTGCTGAATAAAAGTTTCAGCGAACATCAAGTGCCCGTCAACCAGCAGATTTCGTTTGGAGATGTGGGCGGACAGGCTACCGCCATCCAGGAACTCAGCGAGGCTTTGGATTTTATCAGAAATATAAGCGCAATAAAAGAACTGGGCATCCGCCCGTTAAAGGGTCTTCTGCTCACCGGGCCTCCGGGAACGGGGAAAACGATGCTTGCCAAAGCAGCGGCAAACTATACCGACGCCGTCTTTGTCGCGGCAAGCGGCAGTGAATTTATAGAAATGTACGCGGGAGTCGGAGCCCAGAGAGTGCGCCGCCTCTTTCAGTCAGCCAGGGAAAAGGCTTTGAAGCAGGGAAAAAGCAACGCGCTTATTTTTATTGATGAGATAGAAATACTTGGCGGCCTGCGGGGCCGCACCACCAGCCACCTTGAATATGACCAGACTCTGAATCAGCTTCTTGTTGAGATGGATGGGCTCAGGGTTGACGAGAATGTGCGGTTGCTTGTGATGGCCGCGACAAACCGTATAGATATGCTCGACCCCGCTCTGCTACGGCCGGGAAGGTTTGACAGGCAGGTCAGGGTTGACCTTCCGGACAAAGAGGGAAGGCTGGAAATAATCAAGCTGCATACACGCAACAAACCGCTTGCGGAGGATGTTTCTTTGGAAGCGCTCGCCCGGGATACTTTCGGCTTCAGCGGCGCTCACCTGGAGAGCCTGGCCAATGAGGCGGCCATCCTGGCAATGAGGGGCAATTCCAAAATAATCGAGCAGCGTCATTTCCAGGAGGCTGTCGATAAGGTACTGCTCGGGGACCGTCTCGAGCGGCGGCCGATAAGGGCTGAACTGGAGAGGGTGGCCATCCACGAAACCGGCCATGCCTTGATGAGCGAGATTGTAAAACCCGGTTCGGTTTCTGCACTGACTGTAGCTCCGCGCGGCCAGGCGCTGGGTTATATGCGCCAGAGCCCCGAGGACGATACATATATGTTCACCAGGAATTACCTGGAGGATCAGATTGCGATCATGCTAGCCGGGGCAGTGGCCGAAGAACAGGTTCTGGGCAACAAGAGCACCGGCGCCGTAAATGATTACCAGCAGGCTATGCGGCTGGCTGAGAAGATAGTCGACAGCGGCATGTCCAGGCTGGGTGTAGTCAGCTCCGAGCATTTGCCCGGCGGGCTTCATTACCGCGTTCTTTCAGAAATTCTCAGCGCACAGGAGGCGCGTGTAAGAAGCTGCCTGATCAGCCTCCGGGCTGCCTTGTACCGTATAGCTGAAGTGCTTCTGGATCAGGAGAGGATCAGCGGCGACAAGCTGCGTGAGACCCTTTCGGGTATACCTGCGCCCGGTCAGAGAATGTACTGTTGATTTTTTGTCTCTTCCCCACTATTTTCCCCGTCCGATCCGCAGTTAGAAAATTAATGGTTCTTGACATATTTTATACTCTCGTTTTAAAATAAGTGAAAGAATTACCATTTAAGGAAAAAGATTAAAATGCAGGCTGAGTTGATTTTCACCGGAACGGAACTGTTGCGGGGCGAGATATTAAATACACATGCCCAGTACCTGGGGCAGCGTCTGGCGGCCCTTGGCATAGACGCATCCCTGCATACCACCGTAGGGGATCACTGGGACCGGCTGGCTGATTCGCTCGCCCGGGCTGTGTCGCGTTCGGACCTGGTTATTGTGACCGGCGGGCTGGGCTCAACAACGGACGATCTGACCAAGGAAACCGCTGCAGGAGTCCTGGGCCTTCCTATGGTACAGGATCAGGCTACCCTTTCCTGGTTAAAAAATCTTTACCGCAACAGAAGCCTCAAGCTGCCTGAAGTTATGGATAAGCAGTCCTATTTTCCGTCAGGCTCCAGGATCCTGCCTAATCCGCGCGGCAGCGCTCCCGGGGTTCTGATCGAAAAGGACAAGCGTTATATTTTCCTGCTTCCGGGGCCGCCGGGAGAGCTCAAAGCGATGTTTAAGGAATTCGTGGAGCCCTTTCTTGCAGCTCTGGACGTCCAGGGGATGCTAGTGCGCAGCAAAATTATCAAAGTAACCGGCATTGCCGAGGCCATGGTACAGGAAAAACTGGCTGATCTGGGCGGGCAGGGCAACCCCGGGCTGGCTTACCTGGCCAAACCGGGTGAAGTCCACGTGCGGGTGACCGCCAGGTCGGAGAGCCCGCAGGCCGCGGAAGAAATGATTTCCGTTCTTGCGGAGCGGGTAAAGGAAAGAATGGCCGGTT
Coding sequences within it:
- a CDS encoding ATPase translates to MIKEICLGVVLAVLIFLFVIGYDATPLIFLAAAGAGAYYFATTRGLLNKSFSEHQVPVNQQISFGDVGGQATAIQELSEALDFIRNISAIKELGIRPLKGLLLTGPPGTGKTMLAKAAANYTDAVFVAASGSEFIEMYAGVGAQRVRRLFQSAREKALKQGKSNALIFIDEIEILGGLRGRTTSHLEYDQTLNQLLVEMDGLRVDENVRLLVMAATNRIDMLDPALLRPGRFDRQVRVDLPDKEGRLEIIKLHTRNKPLAEDVSLEALARDTFGFSGAHLESLANEAAILAMRGNSKIIEQRHFQEAVDKVLLGDRLERRPIRAELERVAIHETGHALMSEIVKPGSVSALTVAPRGQALGYMRQSPEDDTYMFTRNYLEDQIAIMLAGAVAEEQVLGNKSTGAVNDYQQAMRLAEKIVDSGMSRLGVVSSEHLPGGLHYRVLSEILSAQEARVRSCLISLRAALYRIAEVLLDQERISGDKLRETLSGIPAPGQRMYC
- a CDS encoding competence/damage-inducible protein A produces the protein MQAELIFTGTELLRGEILNTHAQYLGQRLAALGIDASLHTTVGDHWDRLADSLARAVSRSDLVIVTGGLGSTTDDLTKETAAGVLGLPMVQDQATLSWLKNLYRNRSLKLPEVMDKQSYFPSGSRILPNPRGSAPGVLIEKDKRYIFLLPGPPGELKAMFKEFVEPFLAALDVQGMLVRSKIIKVTGIAEAMVQEKLADLGGQGNPGLAYLAKPGEVHVRVTARSESPQAAEEMISVLAERVKERMAGFIFSEDEEIIEETVGALLLGKGLSVSTAESCTGGLIAERLTTIPGSSGYFLGSIVAYDNMVKEKLLGVPGKTLEQHGAVSRETAVAMALGARDLTGSSLAVGVTGIAGPGGGTQEKPVGLVFIALAVDCGAACHQFRFPGNRTSVRWGASNAALNLIKLHLGG
- a CDS encoding transposase, translating into GRASTRHKMPRHARKKGEFSTYHIIQRGNERKNLFNSSDDKTKFLDTLKKIKEKYNFTIYAYCLMDNHVHLIIDDNGNDISKIIKSINISYVYYFNKKYRRCGHLFQDRFKSELIDNDGYLLEVSKYIHNNPTKARLVKTPSDYKWSSYNIYLGKEKDVQGLINTGKILGCISERKEKAIKRYMEFVTEQESTAFNFMDLEDEIDEKNSNYICTIEQAQKRLMEIIEEDGILYADLLKNIKARDELIKTIRKNSSLTLKQIGELFGGISESWVSRILSS